A window of Candidatus Cybelea sp. genomic DNA:
GCCGCGACTGCGAATAACTATCCGTTTGCGATCAACGGGGTAACGGCCCTTGGCGTCGGCGCGATTAGCTTCATTCAGAGACTGTCGTAAACCAGCGGACTACGCTTTGAAGCGCGCCACGTACTCGTTGGTTGCGTCGAAGAGTTGGTTCAGCAGTTTTGCGTTCTGACCCCAGTCGAGTCCCGTGTGCTCCGCCTGGCCGCTCACGTGCGTAACGTTGCCACGGTCTGCTAGGGTAATCGTCAGCGTAAATGCCGGCGCGAGCAGTGCCATCGGCTTTTTGACTTCCAGCGCCGCGCCGCTCTCCGTATCGAAGGCCGCAGTGAGATTGATTCCGCACGCTTGCAGGGCGAGAATCAACGCCCGGCCGGCCGTCTCGTAAGGGATAGCGAAGTCGCGCTCGACCGAGCTGCTCGACGCGAATTTCGGAAAGCGCTTCGCGAGTTCGTCGGAGAGCGCTTCGGAGACTTGAATCGTCGCCGCGGAAGCGCCGCCGAGCGCTGCTGAGAGCGCGGCGAGCTGCTCTGGTGAGGCGCCGGCCTGATCGGCGCCCATCTTGCCGCTGGCGCGAATGATATCGGCGATGCGCGCTCGCGGCACTTCAGGATTCACGTCGAGGTGATTCGTTGCGTTTCGTCCAAACGCCCACTATGACGGCACGTTACGAGCGGCGCGCCTTCGTCGCATGCGTCGAGATATTTTACCTGCTGGTGCTCTTCGCGCTGGCGCTGCTGTATTTTCCGCCGTTGGGGCCGGCGCTGCACGTCAGCCTGCCGGCGTCGTTCGGTTCGCTTCCGGTGGGGGTGCCGTGGTTCGGCGCGCTCGGTGCGGTGATTATCTCGCTTTCGGGCGTCTTCGATCATCGCAACGACTGGGATCCGACCTGGGCGCTCTGGCACTTCACGCGGCCGCTGATCGGCATCAGTCTCGCGATTATCGCCTGGCTGACATTTCAAGCCGGAATTTTAGCGGTTGGCTCTGTGCCGGGTCCGCCGGGCGGCGCGAGTCCCACGCAGGCCGTTACCGCTCCAACGAATCTGCTCTACTACCTAATTGCGTTTGTCGTTGGCTATCGCGAAGCCGTCTTCCGCGAACTCATCAAACGCGTCTCCGACGTCATCCTGACGCCGTCGGGAGGCGCCGGAGCAGCCGCGGCGCCGCCGGCCGTCACGGGCATCAAGCCGGCATCCGGTCACATTTTAGGCGGCGATGAGGTAACGATCAGCGGCAGCGGCCTTTCGGGGACGACCGGCGTTACGTTTGGCGGGATCGCGGCACCGGCCGTCCGCGTCAACTCCGACGTCGAGATCTTGGTA
This region includes:
- a CDS encoding IPT/TIG domain-containing protein, which gives rise to MTARYERRAFVACVEIFYLLVLFALALLYFPPLGPALHVSLPASFGSLPVGVPWFGALGAVIISLSGVFDHRNDWDPTWALWHFTRPLIGISLAIIAWLTFQAGILAVGSVPGPPGGASPTQAVTAPTNLLYYLIAFVVGYREAVFRELIKRVSDVILTPSGGAGAAAAPPAVTGIKPASGHILGGDEVTISGSGLSGTTGVTFGGIAAPAVRVNSDVEILVTTPPGGLGPATVTVATSAGNANGGPFTYGAR